A segment of the Macrobrachium rosenbergii isolate ZJJX-2024 chromosome 8, ASM4041242v1, whole genome shotgun sequence genome:
GGACGAACGCTGAACACCCCAGGCAAACTCATCCTCATCACTCATGATCTATTTCACCGTTTTTCTGACATACAGTACGTGCAGATCCAACACATTACCAAGTAACAGAAAATTACTCGACAGGATACAAAAGTCCCACGTTACCGcgtgcttattatttttattttttttacccgttAGAGAGCATGAATATTCTCGTAATTTCgttaagaataaaagaattaacgAATAAAAGAAAGACTTCCTGGATGTCCCAAGCTAACGATATTCGGTTGTTTCTGTCAATAATGACTTCATAATACATTACAGCAATGATGCGGAAACTGTTACCACGAAAATTTCCACAGTTTATTACCAAATTCAAAGTTCTAACTTACATCTCCAGTagagtaaataactttttttattttgtgcattatggaaaaaaattcttataaaccttaaagttaaaataataggTATCATAAGTTCGACATTGACAGAAAAACATCTAATCATTTTGTAACAATAATATGCACACCAAACCATCTGTTAACATTTGCAGTCATTACTCCCCTAGGACAGGACAAATTTTCGTCTGTATGCCTACACACATTACACAAGTAGCTCTTTCGAATTATACGTTAATCATACGTGTAAACTATAACGAACTCACCTGAATCTGAGGGTGTGTGTAGATACGATGGCACGAGCTGAGTCTGCGACTTGACGGGGCTTCCCTTTGGAGATGGCGGAGGCATACAATGGTATGTGTGATCTGAATGTACCAAACCCGTCGAAGACGGTGATCCACTAGTGTAAACTACTTCCTCGTGAACAGCATCATAGTCATTAGAACGGGGGTTTTCCAGCTCTTCGTCCGAATCTGTTTCAGAGGATTCAGAAGGCGTATCAGGTCTGGGCATGGGATTACAATCCAGAGCGTCATCGTCATCGTGATCCAGTTGTGAGTCGTCCTCGTCATCATGATCCCGGAAGTCGTCCAGTTGTGTGAATCTGGTGACAACTTCCAGGGATCCATGAGAATCCGACAGGAGGTCGGATATGTGCGAGCATGTAGAATCATGGTGGATGCGGTTCTTCTGATTAGCATGGGCCTCCGCTGTGCAGGTACCAATCCACATGCAATCATGGCGTAACTCCGACCCCGCCAAGGCCAATTTTTCGCAGCTGGTGCAGGTGTCGCGCACCTGCCCGTGGGAGCAAACAACGCCTGGTGTGAAATCGATAGTATTTACACCTGTCAGTTCTAACGGCAAGTTAACATCTAAGTCCAGGAAATCCAGATTGACTTCCAAGTCATCTTCCTCGAGAAGGGGCAAATCTATGGCTCCAATGTTGAGGTCTTCAGGCAAACTGCCCAAATCGATGCAATCTGCGTCCCTCAGAGGGGTGCGTGGGGGTGTGAGGAGGAGGTCGAATTTGCTCCATATATCATTAGAAAGCGTGGGCCCCTCTTGTGATTTCCAATTTTCGCTGCAAATGGATGGCTCGTCGTGAGACCATACAGAGTCAGGGTCTAGTTCTATCATCATTGGAGGACTTATGAAATTCCCCTCctggaacaaaaagaaaattagatataACAAATGTGTACACCTCATACCCTCACATATtgcaaattatttgtttataaatgtagTAAAAACACTAAGAGGAGAAAGATACAGATCAGGGGGTGTATCGAGACTCAGGTAAGTGGAGGTTTGCATTACGTGTACCCAATAAGAGACTAGTTGTACAGCCCATGATTTGTTACCCAAGTAAACCAAAGACGTCTTTTCCATAAAACATTATAACAAGCCATCAATTAAATAGTACAAAATCACGCTCTCGCACGCTTCGGGAAGGCCACCTTAGATCTGAAGGGAAGAGGAGGTGGCGGGGCTGGTAGATGGGTGACTAAATCACATTGCACCACGTCGCCAAACCTCCTCTCAATAACTGAAACCTGTGGCCGTTACGTTGCTTAGAAACGTATTGAAGAAACCGATCAGCAAGTttactaaaagaaagaaagaaaaaaaaaagtttgatgcACCGCGTCATACAAACGGATGGTAAACTACCAAAACTGTACGTTATTAATGACAGAAAACGGCACAATTCCTTTTAAAGATCAATGCGTGTGTACCCAGGTCTCGACAAACTCGCAACTATCCCGCCAAAACTCTTCCCTCTGCCAACCTCACGTGGCACACCCTCGGCCCTCTCCAACTCCCAGTCCCAGACAACTTCCACCATGACGGGCACTGGGACAGTTTTATCTTGAGACGGAACAGCTACGTTTCTCTGATGTTCGCAAATAAGAACATCCCCGACTGAAAATAAGCACAACACTTTTGGATTAAGTATGAAAGTATTACGTCATCTTATGGTTACGAAACATTTGGTGTATGGAGGGCACCTCTAGGCTATGAAAAATCTACGGACCGAAGTAACAGAAAGTCTGTAAATTCcagtttaaacattttattgctGATTCCGTTCAAAACCCATAAACAGTAGGTCTGTAAATTCcagtttaaacattttattgctGATTCCGTTCTAAACCCATAAACTCAGCATCCACTCTGGATAACTTTAAAAGTTAAgctatactgaaaaaaaaaaaaaatcattttcaagttGGCCACAGCATTCACCAGCTTAACACTAGACCTTTCCAAGCTCACGGTAAAAGCTACTTTGTATAAAAAGTCCGTGAGCAGAATTATCTTTCCTAACCTGACTTCATGTTTGCAAGAACTCCTCACGCATCATTCAACCCTAAGCAAGCCTTCCCCCTCCCACCGCCTCACCCCACAAATCCCAAGTTACTGCTCCCACGCCTTCTCTTCTGGGAATTCGAGATCTGGACATTAGTCACCGCGATTACCGTATAGGGAGTTACTCATTTCTTTCTTACTTGGAATACCCAATGACCACCAGGAATTTGAAACAATAGCCATTGCaaacctataataaaaaaaaaaaatcaatggggACTTTGATAAACACTGCAGTTCAGCAAAAAATCTGCAAACAGCTAAATTTTAATGGTTACAATGAGAGCAAGCTCGCCCTACATTGATAACCTTgtgtaagaaaataaaggaacctTTGGTCACAAATATgatcattaatatatatagaaCCAATTCATAAGTTCGCAACCATACTCCTCGATGAAAGCAAATCTAACCATCAGTGAGGTGCAATTACatgaatgaaaaatctctctcgAAAGTGGGCCAGTTACTAGCATTCCCACGTGTGCAAACGaatctctccacacacacacacacacacacacacacattgctgcTGATAACACGTGTACTCAACCCATACTATTTTTAGCATTACGCCCGTACAAATACTCAACAACTACGAAGAGCTAACTCATTTTGAGTAACTCTTGATACTCTTTCCGCgaacataaatatgaaatagcCTCTCTTCGTCTAAAGAAATATATCctgggattttattattttttccagccaaaaaaaaaaaaaaataggaactaGTCAATCTCATGACCTTAAACCAACGATACTGATAGGTAAATATTATTTGTAGAATTTTGATCGCTTACCCATATGAATGCTACCGACAAATACCAGACAGTCTGATCGAAGCACTTCACAAGTTGACGTTATTTGCTAAACTTCGCCACATTGCGCCATTCTACGAAGTATTCTCAAAGCTCGCCTCAAGTTACTTGGATCTATCGCGATCACTTCCTATCAGAACTATGTTTTGAGATTTATGGGTAAGTTTACTTGGACCAGGTACTTGAAGGAATTAGATTACTTGTAAAAATgagttggcaaaaaaaaaaaaaaaaagtctaagctTGACAAACCAAGAAAGTCTTACCTGATTATCTCGGTCACCTGTGCCAGATGAATTCGGTATTAGTCCAACAGTtagaaatagtaatgaaatatGTACAGGGCGTATGGCTAAACGGAACACAGATAATAATACGCCGGCCAAACCCAGTACATGTGTTTCCTTCACCGTATCTACGCTAACACTGACGAAAGGCATCCATTGCCGAGTTGAGTATTACTCCGCTCTCCCAGGGATGCCAACCCCGCCGTAGAGGTCCCAGCCATGAATGAACCTCCTTACTCATAAAGATACAacttttgcataaaaatattctttacctACAGTCTTACTTGTGATTCCAAGCATTCGTGTAGGTTACCTTGGCCCTACCAGTACGCATCGTATTCAAACACTACAGTGTTAAAACAAAATGTACTTGAAATAACCGGCATGGCATCCACCACACACTCCGCTTTAAATGCCGCTAGTATTACTGTACTACTATCGAAGTACTGTATACCTAGAGCAAGCAGCATCTGTGTGGAGAGAACTGCAGAACCTATCCGTGAACCCAGTTTAGTGGGGACCATCCAATTCACACGCTCTATACGTAATTTTGCGAACATTCTTAACCACCCGGCGTACTCcatataaaatgtcaaatccaatcagaaataaaatctttatttaactGACTGAAAATTTTGTCGAATTTATTAAGTAGCCTAGGTTTACTTCAGTTATGCACAAAAATGGCAATCAACCAACCAAACTAGAAGATAAACCTTAATCTAAAGTCATTTCACACAATCGGCATGCATGAGACTTGACTATATTTCGTGTTTGGAAGCATTCCATCTTtccacggataaaaaaaaaaaaactttcccttctACATTTTCCCACCATTCCGTCCGTCCCTACCCTCATTAATCTTCATAGCTGAAACTAAAGCCTACGAACTTTCAAATCTGCAGCAATAAAATCTTGGTCGGCAGGTCGCTGGTCGCTGGTCGGAAGTCAGTCCTCCCTCAGCCTCTTGCTTTTGAGATCATGAGGcgaaaatataactttaaatgtTCAAAACCTGTatgtatatgaaagaaataatgagatatatttctttatatctatttaatttatatagtaACCTTTACATAATGTGTTAAACAATGAAGAATTCAAAATAACACTCTTGTCCTGTAATAATGACCTTCAATTAAACTAAGATTCCGCACTTACTTCCGTTATAATACAATTTTTCTACAGCGTGTAAGCTTAAAAATTACAATCTGCCATATTTTAAGTAAAAGTACATCCATGTCTCATAATGAAAATTAGACTACATGTACATTCAAGCCAGCCACACAATCGCTTTAATCAATAACCACCTAAAGTGTTCTTAAAAATCGGTTaagtaataaacaaatatcaCTTCACTATTTCGCCATATTGGACAATGACAACATTGACTAACAAGACATGGTAGCTAACAACGTAAAAATCTACGCGTTACATACTGTATGTAAGAGGAAAACTTGTACCGGTCTACTTTTGTAGAACCACTCTCCGCCGCTAGCCTTAAAATCTTGGAAAGTCCTCTGGTGTCGTCGCGCTGGCTCGAGAGACGAATAAACCGACACACTTCAGCAACAGTTAAGCTAGTTGTTCTAACCTGGGTCCTGGTTCTAACATGGAAAGTTTCAGGTCTGGCATCGAGAATTTAAGAGTAGGGGGGGTGGTTAAAACGAAGGCAAtagacagcaataataatatcaCTGGCAAATTTTAATACCAACGTAGGAACGTTATTTCGTTAATTTTTCCCTCAttcaattttaaagtaaataacgaagatgaaatatgtaacatataacAGAGCAAATGACATGTCCATTTTACTTATCGTACGGTGTCAAAGAAATATCGAGTTAGCCACAGCTAATATGCATCTTGCCATTCCTGCCGCTGAAAGGCCGTTCTCAATAACATGGCAATTGGTTCAGCGACTTGCCTATGCATTCATTACCCGGCCAGGTATCACATcgcctacctccctccctccctctctcatcctaaatatatatttcaatcaacGCTTCACTGTCATCAGCAACTAGGCATACAAGACAGACTATTGTACATACATTTGGGAGAATTGATATTATTTAAACACTACTCATTGTCTTTCATCACGTCTAAATACAACAGCAGCTTTAATTTCTTGTGCTGAAGAACAAATAACAGGATCATCGGAACAAAATAGAGCCGTTTCTAAAGGCATTCGACAATCCGTACCCTACATGACCAATAATGGCAGACCCCACGGCAACATGCAGAAAGCGGTAACCATAATACTGTACTGAGCCAGATTCAAATAAACGACATTGTAAAACATACGGATATACTTAATTTGTATATGCATAAGCATAAAGAATATAAACGTTATTAGTGTGTCAGTAATCGGCTAATTATGTCATCTgtgaatacagtatacaaatgtttcatcattttcttaCTTATGTAAGCTCAAAGAATCTGTGAATGCGCGTTCGTACGGTTGTGGTGGTagtggtggggttgggggggctGCTTAGAGAAGATCTATATCGTAAGCAATAACCTTCAGCATAACAAGACATCCACAGTTATTCCCACGGAATTCACCTTTGTACATAAGGGGTGGACCCTGCACACATGCCCTGACCATCAAAATAGAACCCAGAGCGCAGGTGTTTGCTAGACCTAAACCCTACCCTCCACATTCACTGCCTTAGAAAATTCATGTATGCATAACCACTTCGTCCTCTCTCACAGCTCCCTCTTGCTCCATTCACAACCCTATTTCTTTTTACACCTGTTTTACCTCCTCCTTCTCACAGTCTGTGCAATAGCACTGAGCTCGATAAACACTTGGTTGCCTCCCCCCGCACTCACTTCCCTCACCAGCCTACTACTATGTATAACCTTCCTTGTCGTCTGTTCCCAAACTTGGGCTTGGATGTGGTTCGTAAGACCTCGATGGGCATGGCTGCGCTAGTCCAAACTCAAGTCACAACAGTGATACCAAACTTCTCTTTAGGCAATTATAAACCTACTTCTTAACAACGGCTAAGCTGATAAGAAAAATCGGTAAAACAACCAACTACATATCCTGGAAAAATGATATGAATAACCTAAAACAGTCACCTTTCGTTTAGTTTTTAGTATTTTCCATTATACCGCACACCTCCCTCTTGTTTCTTTAAGAACATTTTCCATTCATCGAAAACAGCCGTAGTTTCGAAGCGACTACGAGAATGAAAGGTCAGGGATTGAAACGCgataaaacttaaaattgaaTCTGTCATAAATTGATATCAAGAATAATCATTATTCCAGTCATCGATTGTCTCTAGGCAGCTCatacaacagaaaatacagaCATACAACTTGCATGCAAAAAGGAGGCCAAAAGAAGAAGCATTTTACATGCAAT
Coding sequences within it:
- the LOC136840575 gene encoding myc proto-oncogene protein-like isoform X3 — translated: MARILPTSKKSSLEGNFISPPMMIELDPDSVWSHDEPSICSENWKSQEGPTLSNDIWSKFDLLLTPPRTPLRDADCIDLGSLPEDLNIGAIDLPLLEEDDLEVNLDFLDLDVNLPLELTGVNTIDFTPGVVCSHGQVRDTCTSCEKLALAGSELRHDCMWIGTCTAEAHANQKNRIHHDSTCSHISDLLSDSHGSLEVVTRFTQLDDFRDHDDEDDSQLDHDDDDALDCNPMPRPDTPSESSETDSDEELENPRSNDYDAVHEEVVYTSGSPSSTGLVHSDHTYHCMPPPSPKGSPVKSQTQLVPSYLHTPSDSEDEIDVVSVGGNSKESAYSCSTRPAKRSSNSSSNGSGGNKKNRNMVLSCTSEGAKKIFRIHTSTTTLPSTSLRSSKKVVHESPAECVKLKARKGSGKAAKRLLQQQQQQQQRGNSGGPRKRGSPRADVDDPDKREIHNSLERLRRVDLRNAFEELRVLVPDLVGKEKAPKVEILKKAAQYCHVIQEEERNFLAQIERERKYNSNLIKRLHALQRR
- the LOC136840575 gene encoding myc proto-oncogene protein-like isoform X2 codes for the protein MFPVANSGSPLPSQCPRTLTPKVVGLKSAFASIKAEGDPIEYLDKCFDLMEKMTQEGNFISPPMMIELDPDSVWSHDEPSICSENWKSQEGPTLSNDIWSKFDLLLTPPRTPLRDADCIDLGSLPEDLNIGAIDLPLLEEDDLEVNLDFLDLDVNLPLELTGVNTIDFTPGVVCSHGQVRDTCTSCEKLALAGSELRHDCMWIGTCTAEAHANQKNRIHHDSTCSHISDLLSDSHGSLEVVTRFTQLDDFRDHDDEDDSQLDHDDDDALDCNPMPRPDTPSESSETDSDEELENPRSNDYDAVHEEVVYTSGSPSSTGLVHSDHTYHCMPPPSPKGSPVKSQTQLVPSYLHTPSDSEDEIDVVSVGGNSKESAYSCSTRPAKRSSNSSSNGSGGNKKNRNMVLSCTSEGAKKIFRIHTSTTTLPSTSLRSSKKVVHESPAECVKLKARKGSGKAAKRLLQQQQQQQQRGNSGGPRKRGSPRADVDDPDKREIHNSLERLRRVDLRNAFEELRVLVPDLVGKEKAPKVEILKKAAQYCHVIQEEERNFLAQIERERKYNSNLIKRLHALQRR
- the LOC136840575 gene encoding myc proto-oncogene protein-like isoform X1 — its product is MPFVSVSVDTVKETHVLGLAGVLLSVFRLAIRPVHISLLFLTVGLIPNSSGTGDRDNQEGNFISPPMMIELDPDSVWSHDEPSICSENWKSQEGPTLSNDIWSKFDLLLTPPRTPLRDADCIDLGSLPEDLNIGAIDLPLLEEDDLEVNLDFLDLDVNLPLELTGVNTIDFTPGVVCSHGQVRDTCTSCEKLALAGSELRHDCMWIGTCTAEAHANQKNRIHHDSTCSHISDLLSDSHGSLEVVTRFTQLDDFRDHDDEDDSQLDHDDDDALDCNPMPRPDTPSESSETDSDEELENPRSNDYDAVHEEVVYTSGSPSSTGLVHSDHTYHCMPPPSPKGSPVKSQTQLVPSYLHTPSDSEDEIDVVSVGGNSKESAYSCSTRPAKRSSNSSSNGSGGNKKNRNMVLSCTSEGAKKIFRIHTSTTTLPSTSLRSSKKVVHESPAECVKLKARKGSGKAAKRLLQQQQQQQQRGNSGGPRKRGSPRADVDDPDKREIHNSLERLRRVDLRNAFEELRVLVPDLVGKEKAPKVEILKKAAQYCHVIQEEERNFLAQIERERKYNSNLIKRLHALQRR
- the LOC136840575 gene encoding myc proto-oncogene protein-like isoform X4, whose amino-acid sequence is MMIELDPDSVWSHDEPSICSENWKSQEGPTLSNDIWSKFDLLLTPPRTPLRDADCIDLGSLPEDLNIGAIDLPLLEEDDLEVNLDFLDLDVNLPLELTGVNTIDFTPGVVCSHGQVRDTCTSCEKLALAGSELRHDCMWIGTCTAEAHANQKNRIHHDSTCSHISDLLSDSHGSLEVVTRFTQLDDFRDHDDEDDSQLDHDDDDALDCNPMPRPDTPSESSETDSDEELENPRSNDYDAVHEEVVYTSGSPSSTGLVHSDHTYHCMPPPSPKGSPVKSQTQLVPSYLHTPSDSEDEIDVVSVGGNSKESAYSCSTRPAKRSSNSSSNGSGGNKKNRNMVLSCTSEGAKKIFRIHTSTTTLPSTSLRSSKKVVHESPAECVKLKARKGSGKAAKRLLQQQQQQQQRGNSGGPRKRGSPRADVDDPDKREIHNSLERLRRVDLRNAFEELRVLVPDLVGKEKAPKVEILKKAAQYCHVIQEEERNFLAQIERERKYNSNLIKRLHALQRR